A section of the Chloroflexota bacterium genome encodes:
- a CDS encoding GntR family transcriptional regulator, whose translation MRAIGAAEGETFPKTALSDRVREFIIKAIMSGEMKPGQRIIESALARQLGVSQAPVREAIRDLVLMGFLESEPYKGTFVRSFTAEELYEVYTVRAALESLAARLAAPRATDEDLAALQDILEQMVEAGKARDGNRMVRLDNIFHEAIMKLSGNRLLYNLWQTLRFGYWTIVTTRVSEYNLEELAKRHEDLLKALQTRNPQKAMTAMRRHIEDLGKPPENFGQENGLG comes from the coding sequence ATGAGAGCCATCGGAGCGGCCGAAGGGGAGACGTTCCCCAAGACGGCGCTCAGCGACCGGGTGCGCGAGTTCATCATCAAAGCCATCATGAGCGGGGAGATGAAGCCCGGCCAGCGCATCATAGAGAGCGCCCTGGCGCGGCAGTTAGGGGTGAGCCAAGCGCCGGTGCGCGAGGCCATTCGCGACCTAGTGCTCATGGGCTTCTTGGAGTCCGAGCCGTATAAGGGCACGTTCGTGCGGTCGTTCACGGCTGAGGAATTGTACGAAGTGTACACGGTGCGCGCGGCGCTGGAATCCCTTGCGGCCCGCCTGGCGGCCCCGCGTGCCACCGATGAGGACCTGGCCGCGCTTCAGGACATCCTGGAGCAGATGGTGGAAGCGGGCAAGGCGCGCGACGGGAACCGTATGGTGCGCCTGGACAATATCTTCCACGAGGCCATCATGAAGTTGTCGGGCAACCGCTTGTTGTACAACCTTTGGCAAACGCTGCGCTTCGGCTACTGGACCATCGTAACCACGCGCGTGTCCGAGTACAATCTGGAGGAATTGGCCAAGCGCCACGAGGACCTGCTGAAGGCGCTCCAGACGCGCAATCCCCAGAAGGCCATGACGGCGATGCGCCGCCACATTGAGGACTTGGGCAAACCCCCCGAGAACTTCGGCCAGGAGAATGGTCTGGGATGA
- a CDS encoding SDR family oxidoreductase has protein sequence MSSLDDYRKLYDLSGKVALVAGGAGGIGAAICEALAAFGATVVVCGRTGSKAEALAARINEQGGKAWGAALDVLNVAEVRAFVPEVAKRFGKIDVVVNSVGILREAPALEYTEEDWDYALDLNLKAAFFLSQAVAREQVERGGGKHIHISSVRSMLGLPKRGYVSYCASKGGMNMMIKHLATEWAKYGITVNGIAPTFVRTELVAHMLADPEFYNPLVARIPLGRIAEPKDIAALAVYLSAPASDFITGQIIFADGGITASQ, from the coding sequence ATGTCCTCACTTGACGACTATCGCAAACTGTACGATTTGAGCGGGAAGGTGGCGCTGGTGGCAGGGGGCGCGGGCGGGATCGGCGCGGCCATCTGCGAGGCGCTGGCGGCCTTCGGGGCGACGGTGGTGGTGTGCGGGCGCACCGGGTCCAAGGCCGAGGCGCTGGCGGCGCGCATCAACGAGCAAGGGGGCAAGGCGTGGGGCGCGGCGCTGGACGTGCTGAATGTGGCCGAAGTGCGGGCGTTTGTGCCCGAGGTGGCGAAGCGGTTTGGGAAGATAGACGTGGTGGTGAACAGCGTGGGGATACTGCGGGAGGCGCCTGCGCTGGAGTACACGGAGGAGGACTGGGACTACGCGCTGGACTTGAACCTGAAGGCGGCGTTCTTCTTATCGCAGGCGGTGGCGCGGGAGCAGGTGGAGCGCGGCGGCGGGAAGCACATTCACATCAGTTCGGTGCGGAGCATGTTGGGGTTGCCGAAGCGTGGGTATGTGTCGTACTGCGCGAGCAAGGGCGGGATGAACATGATGATCAAGCACTTGGCGACGGAGTGGGCGAAGTACGGGATCACGGTGAACGGGATTGCGCCGACGTTTGTGCGGACGGAGTTGGTGGCGCACATGTTGGCGGATCCGGAGTTCTACAATCCGTTGGTGGCGCGGATACCGTTGGGGCGGATTGCGGAGCCGAAGGACATTGCGGCGTTGGCGGTGTACCTGTCGGCGCCTGCGTCGGACTTCATCACGGGGCAGATCATCTTCGCCGATGGCGGCATTACGGCATCTCAATGA
- a CDS encoding DUF917 domain-containing protein has protein sequence MPVYSFTPADVEPLLEGLAILGTGGGGSPEWGKAIMQNDFAHNRHPQIIPLEEIADDATVVSGGIMGSVKKLEEFGTDAIMAHWEERFELEAVTRVMEGILGRKIDHMVPFEVGGLNTPVVLSLGARLGIPIIDGDALGRSAPETQMTSFIGHGVSLTPMPLIDYYGNVVIVQSAVSPTYPDQLGRWVVSNGGGLGANNHYPMTGRQAKQAVVPGTISKALHLGRAVQAARRLGGDPISVIAAEMKGKRLFTGRILRLDEEERLGFYFTTATIQGEGAHRGQTARLVIKNETMLLEIDGKVRAMFPDLVLLLDPTTGRGLMSVELKAGTEVALVGAPCHERLREAVRTDVGAQAFSPERYGRPDLTYRPLEELAG, from the coding sequence ATGCCGGTCTATTCATTTACACCCGCGGACGTGGAACCCCTCTTGGAAGGCTTGGCCATCCTGGGCACGGGCGGCGGAGGCTCCCCCGAATGGGGCAAGGCTATCATGCAGAATGACTTCGCCCACAATCGGCACCCCCAGATTATCCCCCTGGAAGAAATCGCCGACGACGCAACCGTGGTCTCGGGCGGCATCATGGGGTCGGTCAAGAAACTGGAAGAGTTTGGCACCGACGCCATCATGGCCCACTGGGAGGAGCGATTTGAACTGGAAGCCGTAACCCGCGTGATGGAGGGCATCCTGGGCCGCAAGATAGACCACATGGTTCCGTTTGAGGTGGGCGGGCTGAACACGCCGGTGGTGCTGTCGTTGGGGGCGCGCTTGGGCATCCCCATCATTGACGGCGACGCCCTGGGCCGGTCCGCGCCGGAGACCCAGATGACCAGTTTCATCGGCCATGGCGTCTCGCTTACGCCGATGCCGCTCATAGACTACTACGGCAACGTGGTGATTGTCCAGAGCGCGGTCAGTCCCACGTACCCCGATCAACTGGGCCGATGGGTTGTGAGCAATGGCGGCGGGCTGGGCGCCAACAACCACTACCCGATGACCGGGCGCCAGGCGAAGCAGGCGGTGGTCCCCGGAACCATCAGCAAAGCGCTGCACCTGGGCCGCGCCGTGCAAGCCGCGCGGCGACTGGGTGGCGACCCGATTTCGGTGATCGCCGCCGAGATGAAGGGAAAACGCCTCTTCACCGGTCGGATTCTCAGGCTGGACGAAGAGGAGAGACTGGGCTTCTATTTCACGACGGCCACCATTCAGGGTGAAGGGGCGCACCGAGGCCAGACGGCGCGGCTCGTGATCAAGAACGAGACCATGCTCCTGGAGATTGACGGCAAGGTGCGGGCCATGTTCCCCGACCTGGTGCTGCTCCTTGACCCTACCACGGGCCGTGGGCTGATGAGCGTGGAACTGAAGGCAGGGACGGAGGTGGCGCTGGTGGGTGCGCCTTGCCATGAGCGCCTGCGCGAAGCCGTGCGCACGGACGTCGGAGCACAAGCCTTCAGCCCCGAACGGTACGGTCGCCCTGACTTGACCTATCGTCCCTTGGAGGAGTTGGCGGGATGA
- a CDS encoding IclR family transcriptional regulator: MQSKSAENERYHIRAVLRALDVLEAFSTDEPALSLMEVSDRIGLNPSTTFRLLATLESRGYVEQDEATGRYRVGVSILKPTSTFLAHLNVRERVYPFLVELRDASRETVHLTVLDPRMMEVIYLEKLEGLQPIGLMSSRVGGRSPAYCTAVGKALLAYQDPGIVRGFFSKNGMRRFTANTITTVDALMEELERVRERGYALDNAEHEEDVMCVAIPLWNHLGTVVAAISVSGPVERITRAIREDGLVERVLSVGKRVSRQLGALPSGEAMPGRQGVPYRAV, encoded by the coding sequence ATGCAGAGCAAATCTGCGGAGAACGAACGGTACCATATCCGGGCGGTGCTCCGCGCGCTGGATGTCCTGGAGGCCTTCTCTACGGACGAGCCCGCGTTGTCGCTGATGGAGGTGAGCGACCGAATCGGGCTGAACCCAAGTACCACGTTCCGGCTCCTGGCGACGCTGGAGAGTCGGGGCTACGTGGAGCAGGATGAGGCCACGGGGCGGTATCGGGTCGGCGTCAGCATCCTGAAGCCCACCAGCACGTTCTTGGCTCACCTCAACGTCCGCGAGCGCGTGTACCCGTTCCTGGTGGAATTGCGCGACGCCAGCCGCGAGACGGTCCACCTGACAGTGTTGGATCCGCGCATGATGGAGGTCATCTATCTGGAGAAACTAGAGGGACTTCAGCCCATCGGCCTCATGAGTTCGCGGGTAGGCGGGAGGTCGCCGGCCTACTGCACGGCCGTTGGCAAGGCTCTGCTGGCCTATCAGGATCCGGGCATCGTCCGCGGGTTCTTCTCCAAGAACGGCATGAGGCGCTTCACCGCCAACACCATCACGACGGTGGACGCGCTGATGGAGGAATTGGAGCGCGTGCGGGAGCGCGGGTATGCGCTGGACAACGCCGAGCACGAGGAAGATGTGATGTGCGTCGCCATCCCACTTTGGAATCATCTGGGCACGGTGGTGGCTGCCATCAGCGTCTCGGGGCCGGTGGAGCGGATAACCCGTGCCATTCGCGAGGATGGGCTGGTGGAGCGGGTCCTGTCGGTGGGCAAGCGGGTCAGTCGGCAACTGGGAGCCTTGCCGTCGGGCGAAGCAATGCCCGGCAGGCAGGGCGTGCCCTACAGGGCAGTGTGA
- a CDS encoding sugar kinase, whose amino-acid sequence MDVVTFGETMIRLAAPGFQRLEQVTSLAVTVGGAELNVATGVARLGLKSAWVSRLPDNPLGRMARNKANEFGVDTSHIVWTSEDRMGLYFVEYGAAPRASSVLYDREGSAISRIRPGEVKWDEVLRGAHLFHTTGITPALSDSAAAVVAEAMEAAKRHGCLVSYDLNYRAKLWSTQKARQVQEPLMQMVDILSTTEEDTEKVFGVKADSYVDVARKLIDRFGFKVVTITLRETPSVWRNTWTAIAVDREGNVYDDRVYDVEVVDRVGGGDAYTAGFLYGYLTQGVAAGVLYGNAFSVLKQTSWGDFNWATLAEVEALLKGAGLRIVR is encoded by the coding sequence ATGGACGTCGTTACCTTTGGAGAGACCATGATTCGTTTGGCGGCGCCGGGGTTCCAGCGCCTGGAGCAGGTTACTTCGCTGGCCGTAACGGTGGGCGGCGCAGAACTCAACGTGGCCACAGGCGTAGCGCGGCTCGGATTGAAGAGCGCGTGGGTCAGCCGCCTGCCCGACAACCCCCTGGGGCGCATGGCCCGCAACAAGGCCAACGAGTTCGGCGTGGACACGTCGCACATCGTCTGGACTTCTGAGGACCGCATGGGGCTGTACTTTGTGGAATACGGGGCCGCGCCCAGGGCCAGTTCGGTGCTGTACGACCGCGAAGGCTCGGCCATAAGCCGCATCCGGCCGGGCGAGGTGAAGTGGGACGAAGTGCTGCGCGGCGCCCACCTGTTCCACACCACCGGCATCACGCCCGCCCTGAGCGATTCGGCAGCCGCGGTGGTGGCCGAGGCGATGGAAGCGGCAAAGCGGCATGGCTGTCTGGTGAGTTACGACCTCAACTACCGCGCCAAACTGTGGAGCACGCAGAAGGCGCGGCAGGTGCAGGAGCCACTCATGCAGATGGTGGACATCCTCTCCACAACCGAGGAAGACACCGAGAAAGTCTTCGGCGTCAAGGCCGATTCCTATGTAGATGTGGCGCGCAAACTGATTGATCGCTTCGGGTTCAAGGTGGTTACCATCACCCTGCGGGAAACGCCCTCGGTGTGGCGCAACACCTGGACGGCCATTGCGGTGGACCGCGAGGGCAACGTGTACGACGACCGGGTGTACGACGTGGAGGTGGTGGACCGGGTGGGCGGCGGCGACGCCTATACCGCGGGCTTCTTGTATGGGTATCTGACGCAGGGCGTGGCGGCAGGCGTGCTGTACGGCAATGCCTTCTCGGTGTTGAAACAAACGTCGTGGGGAGATTTCAACTGGGCCACACTGGCCGAGGTGGAGGCGCTTCTGAAAGGCGCGGGGCTGCGCATCGTTCGCTAG
- the eda gene encoding bifunctional 4-hydroxy-2-oxoglutarate aldolase/2-dehydro-3-deoxy-phosphogluconate aldolase — translation MFKQDVIARILRTGVIAIVRLDSAESLQKVADAILEGGVDIIEFTMTTPGALDILESATAKFGDRVILGAGTVLDPESARAAVLAGARFVVSPNLNPRTVGLCHRYGVVAVPGVLTPTEIVAAMEAGADLIKVFPASLGGPEYIKAVRAPLPQAPLVPTGGVEVENAGDYIKAGAVAVAVGGSLVNKKWVAAGEFAKMTETARRLMETVQAARAGAEA, via the coding sequence ATGTTCAAGCAGGATGTCATCGCCCGAATTCTGCGCACGGGGGTCATCGCCATCGTGCGCCTGGACAGCGCCGAATCGCTGCAAAAGGTCGCGGATGCCATCCTTGAGGGCGGAGTGGACATCATTGAGTTCACCATGACGACACCCGGCGCGCTGGACATTCTGGAATCCGCGACGGCGAAATTCGGCGACAGGGTCATCCTTGGCGCGGGCACCGTGTTGGATCCGGAGTCGGCGCGCGCGGCCGTGCTGGCGGGGGCCCGATTTGTCGTCTCGCCCAACCTTAATCCCCGGACGGTGGGACTGTGCCATCGCTATGGCGTCGTGGCGGTGCCCGGCGTGTTGACGCCGACCGAGATTGTCGCCGCGATGGAGGCTGGGGCCGACCTCATCAAGGTGTTTCCGGCGTCGCTGGGCGGGCCGGAGTACATCAAGGCGGTACGAGCGCCTTTGCCGCAGGCCCCGCTTGTGCCCACTGGCGGCGTGGAGGTGGAGAACGCAGGCGACTACATCAAGGCCGGCGCGGTAGCCGTGGCCGTGGGGGGGAGCCTGGTGAACAAGAAGTGGGTCGCCGCGGGCGAGTTTGCCAAAATGACCGAGACGGCGCGCCGCTTGATGGAGACCGTGCAGGCTGCACGGGCGGGAGCAGAGGCATGA
- a CDS encoding flavodoxin family protein, which translates to MKPLSLLGICGSPRRTGNSRYLLELAVEEAQKAAGDRMQVEVVSLAGLKIGPCVSCYTCGKRNGECSIKDDFAALRDKWAAADAIIYSIPVYHLGIPGQLKCFIDRLGNSLWSYYGGVVAKSLRVIGIIVQGAHIFAGQEQAATQLIHHALVMGGIPVTGDPWESYISAAGWTRCGDGKNSLRELVARGDEDALVTVRATQSLGRRVAQIALLVRAGGQALYPELAEDGGYSIFLERLERPADHAQGKE; encoded by the coding sequence ATGAAGCCGCTGTCGCTCTTGGGCATATGCGGGAGTCCGCGTCGCACCGGCAACAGCCGATACCTACTGGAACTGGCGGTGGAGGAGGCGCAGAAGGCGGCTGGCGACCGAATGCAGGTTGAGGTGGTCAGCCTGGCCGGCTTGAAGATCGGCCCGTGCGTGTCGTGCTATACGTGCGGCAAGCGCAACGGCGAATGCTCCATCAAGGACGATTTCGCCGCTCTGCGGGACAAGTGGGCCGCCGCCGATGCCATCATCTACTCCATCCCGGTGTACCATCTGGGAATTCCGGGGCAACTCAAGTGCTTCATAGACCGCCTGGGCAACAGTCTGTGGAGTTACTACGGTGGGGTGGTGGCCAAGAGCCTGCGGGTCATCGGGATCATCGTCCAGGGCGCGCACATCTTTGCGGGCCAGGAGCAGGCAGCCACGCAACTCATCCACCACGCCCTGGTCATGGGTGGGATTCCGGTTACGGGAGACCCCTGGGAGTCGTACATCTCGGCGGCAGGGTGGACGCGCTGCGGCGACGGCAAGAACTCGCTGCGCGAGTTGGTGGCGCGAGGGGATGAGGATGCGCTGGTAACCGTGCGCGCGACTCAGAGCCTGGGCAGGCGCGTGGCGCAGATCGCCCTGTTGGTGCGCGCTGGCGGGCAGGCCCTGTACCCCGAACTGGCCGAAGACGGCGGGTATAGCATCTTTCTGGAGCGGCTGGAGAGGCCGGCAGATCACGCGCAGGGAAAGGAGTAG
- a CDS encoding 4Fe-4S dicluster domain-containing protein, producing the protein MDEAHIVNIHINAAKCTACKACELACSFTKEGVFSPRLSRIRVMQLHDVGMNVPVVCVNCADAPCIAACPTGAVRRDASVPVVRIDEEECIGCGDCVRACPFGAADMNEERGVAIMCDLCDGSPVCVDHCIYGALSFGEAMPTAQVKRLAHAHTVAAQYRGR; encoded by the coding sequence ATGGACGAGGCGCATATCGTGAACATCCACATCAACGCGGCCAAATGCACCGCCTGCAAGGCGTGCGAACTGGCCTGCTCGTTTACAAAGGAGGGTGTTTTCTCCCCCAGACTCTCGCGCATTCGCGTGATGCAATTGCACGATGTGGGCATGAACGTGCCGGTGGTGTGCGTCAACTGCGCCGACGCGCCGTGCATCGCCGCATGTCCGACGGGAGCCGTGCGCAGGGATGCGTCGGTGCCCGTGGTGCGCATTGACGAGGAAGAATGCATCGGGTGCGGGGATTGCGTGCGTGCGTGCCCGTTTGGAGCCGCCGACATGAACGAGGAGCGCGGCGTGGCGATAATGTGCGATCTTTGCGATGGCAGCCCTGTCTGCGTGGATCACTGCATCTACGGGGCGCTGTCTTTCGGCGAGGCCATGCCAACCGCGCAGGTGAAGCGCCTGGCGCACGCGCACACAGTTGCGGCGCAGTACCGTGGCCGATAG
- a CDS encoding aldehyde ferredoxin oxidoreductase family protein has translation MLRDIAKQRLLHVDLSKRATWVEDVPLEDLQKYLGGRGLAAKWLYEQVPAGADSLGPENVIIFSTGTLTGTSAPSSGRSSITTKSPATGLYLKVSVGGHLGAAIKYAGYDYLMIHGVASRPVYLWIDDGKVELRSAEHLWGKGTREVDDLIKEEIGDPTIQTGIIGPAAENKVKFACFMVSRYNSASRGGIGAVFGSKNLKAIAARGTGGLRPARGKEFFALARKVRGALAADAGSESLYNWGTAGSIPGLNEMGMLAAYNFSRVTIEHGERLSGQYLLSEGYLIGRESCFACSTACHRFVKSRSPKWGDVLDSGPELETVMSLGAECGITDIEAVLKANQLCNDLGMDTISTGHVISWAMETYEKGLISPKQADGLDLRFGNAEAQLALIQRIARREGLLGDLLAEGTRAAAEEIGGDSWKWAIQAKGLEQSAVDTRAAKSYALAFAVNPRGPDHLMTETYAEFGFTQESRDVIRKVTGDEKYADPRLTEKRAEIVLWHEQCYGASEALGFCVFTSTAAFAVNPENMAQMFSLAVGVPMSEEDLMLAARRMVTIEKCFNVREGARRQDDRLPWRMMNEPVPDGPNKGMITDAAMLENLLDQYYTAHGWDLETSIPRQSTLKFLGLDSVCVGIPQIP, from the coding sequence ATGCTTCGCGACATCGCCAAACAGCGGCTTCTGCATGTGGATTTGTCCAAGCGCGCCACCTGGGTGGAGGACGTTCCGCTGGAGGATCTCCAGAAGTACCTGGGCGGGCGCGGCCTGGCGGCCAAATGGCTGTACGAGCAGGTGCCTGCCGGAGCCGACTCGCTGGGGCCTGAGAACGTCATCATCTTCAGCACCGGCACACTGACGGGTACCAGCGCCCCTTCGTCGGGCCGCTCGTCCATCACGACGAAAAGCCCGGCCACCGGTCTTTACCTGAAGGTTAGCGTGGGCGGCCACCTGGGCGCCGCCATCAAGTATGCCGGCTACGACTACCTGATGATTCACGGCGTGGCGTCCAGGCCGGTGTACCTGTGGATTGACGATGGGAAGGTGGAACTGCGCTCGGCAGAGCATCTGTGGGGCAAAGGGACCCGCGAGGTGGATGACCTCATCAAGGAGGAAATCGGCGACCCCACGATTCAGACCGGCATCATCGGCCCCGCCGCCGAGAATAAGGTGAAGTTCGCCTGCTTCATGGTCTCGCGCTACAACTCGGCTTCCCGCGGCGGCATCGGCGCCGTGTTCGGCAGCAAGAACCTGAAGGCCATCGCCGCCAGGGGCACGGGTGGCCTGCGGCCCGCCAGGGGCAAGGAGTTCTTCGCCCTGGCGCGGAAGGTGCGCGGGGCGCTCGCGGCCGATGCCGGCTCGGAGAGCCTGTACAATTGGGGCACCGCCGGTTCCATCCCCGGCCTCAACGAGATGGGCATGCTGGCGGCTTACAACTTCAGCCGCGTTACCATTGAACACGGAGAGCGGCTGAGCGGCCAGTACCTGTTGAGCGAGGGGTACCTCATCGGCCGGGAGTCGTGCTTCGCGTGTTCCACTGCGTGCCATCGTTTCGTGAAGAGCCGCTCGCCGAAATGGGGCGACGTGCTGGATTCCGGCCCCGAACTGGAGACGGTGATGAGCCTGGGCGCCGAGTGTGGCATCACCGACATTGAGGCCGTGCTCAAAGCCAATCAACTGTGCAACGACCTGGGAATGGATACCATATCCACGGGCCACGTTATCTCCTGGGCCATGGAGACCTACGAGAAGGGCCTGATTTCACCGAAGCAGGCGGACGGGCTGGACTTGCGCTTTGGCAACGCCGAGGCGCAACTGGCCCTGATTCAGCGCATCGCCCGCCGCGAGGGGCTTCTGGGCGACCTGCTGGCCGAGGGGACGCGCGCGGCCGCGGAAGAAATCGGCGGGGATTCCTGGAAGTGGGCCATTCAGGCGAAGGGGCTGGAGCAGTCGGCGGTGGATACCCGCGCCGCCAAGAGTTACGCCCTGGCCTTCGCCGTCAACCCGCGCGGCCCCGATCACCTCATGACGGAAACCTACGCGGAGTTTGGGTTCACCCAGGAATCGCGCGACGTCATCCGCAAGGTTACCGGCGATGAGAAGTACGCCGACCCCCGCCTGACCGAGAAGCGCGCCGAGATTGTCCTGTGGCACGAGCAGTGTTACGGGGCCAGTGAGGCGCTCGGGTTCTGCGTCTTCACGTCCACCGCGGCCTTCGCCGTGAATCCGGAGAACATGGCGCAGATGTTCAGCCTGGCCGTGGGCGTTCCCATGTCCGAGGAAGATTTGATGCTGGCGGCCCGCCGTATGGTTACCATTGAGAAATGCTTCAACGTGCGCGAGGGGGCGCGCCGTCAGGACGACCGCCTGCCCTGGCGCATGATGAACGAGCCTGTGCCCGATGGGCCGAACAAGGGGATGATTACCGACGCCGCCATGCTGGAGAACTTGCTGGACCAGTACTACACGGCGCACGGCTGGGACCTGGAGACCAGCATCCCCCGACAAAGCACGCTGAAGTTCCTGGGGCTGGATTCGGTGTGCGTGGGCATTCCGCAGATTCCGTGA
- a CDS encoding MoaD/ThiS family protein has translation MARERVGIRLRLFGLSHPQSGRMEEELVAYSEGVTVGQLWTDLQRRADPRAPLASLQRDMVLALVNGVPVQRLAEGWDAPLQEGDTVTFMVKAFGG, from the coding sequence ATGGCCAGGGAGCGCGTGGGCATACGGTTGCGATTGTTCGGGCTGAGCCACCCCCAGAGCGGCCGCATGGAAGAGGAACTCGTGGCGTACAGCGAGGGGGTGACGGTGGGACAGCTCTGGACCGACTTGCAGCGTCGGGCCGACCCGCGCGCCCCCCTGGCGAGCCTGCAAAGGGATATGGTGCTGGCGCTGGTGAACGGCGTTCCGGTGCAGCGGCTGGCGGAGGGATGGGATGCACCCTTGCAGGAGGGCGACACCGTAACGTTTATGGTGAAGGCATTCGGAGGATAG
- a CDS encoding ABC transporter substrate-binding protein encodes MRTDRLFKILVVIVVLGVAVAGLAACAKKATPTAPPPYEAKPSPTPEPTTPPPPTPTPVPTKPVIVLALDSDIDHIELMEFRSDAGYYATANLYEPMLQQKLVPDADGTVLEGQQEYVPGLAESFAIAPDGKSITLKIRQGAKFADGAEITAESFKHTFDRALTSPRSYIPLLTQFMGFSKAEDVVVVDKYTLRINLQQQGALLIPQLAFQVFGAMDPATTKAHATAEDPWAHDWYRKNANPSGPYILTKWEPGVEYVFEPNPNYWQGPDFFQNSKVIAKVVPSPEDRELLLKKGDIDLALGLPFKDIDALKADPNVKVKAIHYTRLFYLGMNNKIPPFDNVKVRQAISYGIPYQTILDKVLYGYGQRAYSPIPKGMPLHNPSFWNYETDTAKTAQLLKEAGVSNLKLELSVRQSIPWDVDAAVWIQASLAEAGVDVTVNRMTDADFFDKLNKHELPFFIHDWYSWGNDPAFQLTFLLKCGAFTNYADYCNPRVDELIEQATWTVDQAARQKMLDEAQQIIVSEAPWAYLHQPDWIVAMNKDFYGFAKLDDLCLRFAYMGKK; translated from the coding sequence ATGCGTACCGATCGTTTGTTCAAGATTCTGGTTGTGATTGTCGTGCTGGGTGTTGCGGTGGCGGGGCTGGCGGCCTGCGCCAAGAAGGCTACGCCCACGGCGCCGCCGCCGTATGAGGCCAAGCCCTCCCCCACACCGGAGCCAACCACCCCACCGCCGCCCACGCCGACGCCTGTCCCAACCAAGCCCGTGATCGTCCTGGCGCTGGACAGCGACATTGACCACATTGAACTGATGGAGTTCCGGAGCGACGCGGGGTACTACGCGACGGCCAACCTGTATGAGCCGATGCTCCAGCAGAAACTGGTACCCGATGCCGACGGCACGGTGCTTGAAGGGCAACAGGAGTACGTGCCGGGTCTGGCCGAGTCGTTCGCCATAGCCCCCGACGGGAAGTCCATCACGCTGAAGATTCGTCAGGGCGCCAAGTTCGCGGATGGTGCCGAGATCACCGCCGAGTCCTTCAAACACACCTTTGACCGCGCGCTGACGTCTCCGCGCAGTTACATCCCGCTGCTCACCCAGTTCATGGGCTTCTCCAAGGCGGAAGATGTTGTGGTTGTGGACAAGTACACCCTGCGCATCAATCTCCAGCAGCAGGGCGCCCTGCTGATCCCGCAGTTGGCCTTCCAGGTGTTCGGCGCGATGGACCCGGCGACCACCAAGGCCCACGCCACGGCCGAGGACCCCTGGGCCCATGACTGGTACCGCAAGAATGCGAACCCCAGCGGGCCGTACATCCTTACCAAGTGGGAGCCTGGGGTGGAGTATGTCTTTGAGCCGAATCCCAACTACTGGCAAGGCCCCGACTTCTTCCAGAACTCCAAGGTCATCGCCAAGGTGGTGCCCTCGCCCGAGGATCGCGAGTTGCTGCTGAAGAAGGGCGACATTGACCTGGCGCTGGGCCTCCCGTTCAAGGACATTGACGCGCTCAAGGCCGACCCCAACGTGAAGGTCAAGGCCATCCACTACACCCGCCTGTTCTACCTGGGGATGAACAACAAGATCCCGCCGTTTGACAACGTCAAGGTGCGGCAGGCCATCTCCTACGGCATCCCGTATCAGACCATCCTGGACAAAGTGCTGTATGGCTACGGCCAGCGGGCCTACTCGCCCATCCCCAAGGGGATGCCGCTGCACAACCCGTCCTTCTGGAACTACGAAACGGATACGGCGAAGACCGCCCAGTTGCTGAAAGAGGCGGGCGTCTCCAACCTCAAGTTGGAACTGTCGGTCCGCCAGTCCATCCCCTGGGACGTGGATGCTGCCGTGTGGATTCAGGCGTCCCTGGCCGAGGCGGGTGTGGATGTGACCGTCAACCGCATGACCGACGCCGACTTCTTCGACAAACTCAATAAGCACGAGTTGCCGTTCTTCATTCACGACTGGTATTCGTGGGGCAACGACCCTGCGTTCCAGTTGACATTCCTACTGAAGTGCGGCGCATTCACCAACTACGCCGACTACTGCAACCCACGCGTGGATGAACTGATTGAGCAGGCGACGTGGACGGTGGATCAGGCGGCACGCCAGAAAATGCTGGACGAGGCGCAGCAGATCATCGTGAGCGAGGCCCCGTGGGCGTACCTGCATCAGCCCGACTGGATCGTGGCGATGAACAAGGACTTTTACGGCTTCGCCAAACTGGATGACCTGTGCCTGCGGTTCGCCTACATGGGCAAGAAGTAG